CACCCCCGGGACCCCGGTATGCTGGAATACCAGGGCCCCCACACATATGTCAGACGGTGGGGGGCCCCAGGACGCAGTGCGCCAGATAGAAACCCGAAGACAAATAGAAGAGGCCTATCGGCATCTGTACCCACAGCTCAGCTACCACCCCCTAATTCTCCCTAAGGTCGATCCCTCTGAATTGGACTCCCAGACCATGTCCATACTAGAAGCTACTTTTGCGCTTTTGAATACCACCAACCCCAACTTAGCACAGGATTGCTGGCTCTGCCTTCCTCAAGGACCGCCCCGCCCTATAGCCATCCCCACCTTCGCCAATTTAAATATCAGCGAACGATGTAACCCTACTTCACTCCCCGAGCCATTCCccatacaattttcaaaattttcaaccACCTTTAATACCTCATGCTTTGTCAAGAACGATTCCCTCTCTAACGCCAGTATTGACTTGGGAATCCTTTCATCCACTGGATGTAGTCAATATATCCCCGTGAACTCCTCCCTCTGTAGTCCTAATACCACTGTCTTTGTCTGTGGAAGTAACCTAGCATACACCTATTTACCCCCGAATTGGACAGGGGTCTGCACCCTGGCCACCCTTCTCCCCAATGTAGACCTGATCTCGGGAGACACCCCATTGCCCATTCCCAGCTTTGACCTCTGGGCAGGGAGAACCAAACGAGCCATTACAGTCCTACCCCTCCTGGTAGGATTAGGAATTACAGGAGCTGTGGCCACAGGGAGTACGGGTCTTGGGGTCTCCCTTCACTCCTATAGTCAGCTGTCTAGGCAATTAATAGAAGATGTAGAAACTCTCTCTGGGACCATTCAGGACTTACAGGACCAATTAGATTCGCTGGCCGAGGTGGTCCTACAGAATAGGAGGGGCTTAGACTTGCTGACAGCTGAACAGGGTGGGATATGCCTCgccctaaaagaaaaatgttgtttctATGCAAATAAATCAGGCATTGTAAGAAACAAGATCCACCAGCTCCAGGAAGACCTAGCTCGCCGCCGGCAAGAATTAGCGGATAATCCCCTTTGGTCAGGATTTCATGGGatgctccccttcctcctccccatcctgGGCCCTCTACtatgcctccttctcctcctcactaTAGGTCCCTGTATACTCAGTAAAGTCATGAATTTTGTTCGCGAAAGAATAAATACAGTCCAGCTAATGATATTAAGAACACAATATCAGCCCTGCGAGGCCTCAGAAATTGAAGAAACGGAGCCTTGAGGACCCAAGATTGGCTCCTCTGGTTCATGAGAAAGGGGGGAATGAGGGGGCTATGTTCTAGTTTGGTGAGAATAGGACTGAGTTGACgccctgcattcaatttgtgcttttcctggaatttcttttctgttctttccggaggggaagggccgaaaaaggaccattccagggcgcggcgctgggcttgccacatttgggagcgccgcctgaagttgggcgcacagcctcccgacgccctgccgttgggctggtggaggccgcagcactgctagggttgtatcagtcctcctgtttgcactatttctttttgcgaccatggccccgccttaagtatttctaattaagaaacgaaacctcaggaaaccgaaacttaaccagccgctctcgcttctgtaattacgcctgctgacccccccccccgcaaccgtccaaccaatcagacggcgactagtgtctctgtttgaaagtcaaccaattggcgactagtgtctctgtttaaaagtcaaccaatcggcgactagtgtctctgtttaaaagtcaaccaatcggcgactatgtttgtaccggtctataaaagagctgtactaaactccgccagcacctcttagcgtcaccggcaacgagtgcgcggaggtccaggttcgaacctgcaataaatgacccttgccgtttggctttgactctcgactctggtggtcttgtggaggggcctcgcgaccttgggcatttcatttgggggctcgtccgggatgCCCCCAAGCCCACCAGACATCAGGTCAACGGGTCATCGCTGACAACCGATCGGTAAGTAAGCCGGCTCAGGGTACCTTCTGTTTTGGGGACTAGGACAGTCCTGGCGGACGCGCTATAGGACACCTAGTCGGGTGTGGTTGGAGACGTCCACCACGACCCATCTGGGGCTGGCAGCCCATCTGAAGCGCGCACGCGAtaacctccccttcctccttttacAGACTCCGCTATTGGGACTGCTCTTAATCACTTTTGTTTTCAGAGTAACCTTTTCTAATCAATCTCTTCCAGGACCTAGACATGGGCCAAGCACAGAgtacccccctctccctccttctcgctaATTTCGGGGATGTAAAGTCCCGAGGACACAACTTCAGTCTGGATATCCGGAGAAGAAAACTAATTACCTTCTGCCGCTCTGAATGGCCAACTTTCGGGGTTGGCTGGCCCACCGAGGGTACCTTTTGTCTTCCTATAATCCTAAAAGTTAAATCTAGAGTTTTCTTGCCAGGAAAAGAAGGCCATCCGGACCAGATCCCCTACATCCTGGTATGGCAGGACCTGGTAGAAAACCCTCCTCCCTGGATGACCCCCTTTTTGTCATCAGGGTCATGTAAGATCCTTGCGGCCCGACCAACTAAACCTCCCAAGCCTCAGACCCGAACTGCACCCATACTCTCTGACAGCCAAGACCTCCTTCTCCTAGACCCCCCCCCATATCAATCTCCTCCTGTGGCCCCACAACCAGTCCCCCTTCCtgctcctggctctgctcctctccccttgGTAGAACCTCCTGCGGCCCCTCCCGGAGGGCCACCCAGGCCAGAACCGGAGGACCGAGAGGCAGAGGCACTACCGGTCCCCCTGCCCAATGAAAATAATTCCCAGGGGCCGGCTGGGCGTACTCGCGGACGCACTCAGCGCGACCCAGGGTTCCGCCATCCTGATTCCACCATAGCCCTACCCCTGCGAGAAATAGGCCCTCCCGATGAGACAGGGAACCCCCGACTCCAGTATTGGCCATTCTCTACCAGTGACCTATATAATTGGAAAACCCAGAATGCCCGTTTTTCTGATAATCCTAAAGACTTGATAGCTCTTCTAGATAGCGTTATGTTCACTCATCAGCCCACCTGGGATGACTGCCAACAGCTCCTCCGGATCCTATTCACTACCGAAGAACGGGAGCGAATCCAGCTGGAGGCGAGAAAACTGGTTCCTGGAGATGATGGTCAACCCACCGCTAACCCTGACCTCATCAATGCAGCTTTTCCCTTAACTCGCCCCCCGCAGGATGAATGGGACTATAACACCGGAGAAGGTAGGGGACGACTGCTCATTTATCGCCAGACTCTAATGGCGGGTCTCCGGGCTGCCGCGCGCAAGCCCACTAATTTGGCCAAGGTATATTCAATCgtacaaggtaaaacagaaagtCCCTCCTCTTATTTAGAAAgattaatggaagcctttaggcAGTATACCCCTATGGATCCAGAGGCCCCCGAAAATCAGGCCGCCATTGTAATGTCCTTCGTTAACCAGGCAGCCcctgatattaaaaagaaactccaGAAGTTAGAAGATCTGGAGGGCAAACAGATACAGGACTTACTCCGTATCGCCCAGCGCGTCTTTAATAACCGGGACGCCCCAGAGGATAAACAACTTAAAGCCACTGAGAAAATGACTAAAGTCTTGGCGGCCATTGTTCAGAAAGATCAAGAGGGCCCCCCAGCCACTCGACCTCCCAGGCGACCATTGGACAGAGATCAATGTGCCTATTGCAAGGAAAAGGGCCACTGGGCTCGGGAATGCCCCAAGAAAAGGCAGCCGCGCCCCAACCAGGGGCAATGGCAACCGAACGCCACCCCAGTCCTGTTTACGCATGATACAAAGTAGGGGGGACGGGGTTCGGAGCCCCTCCCCGAACCCAGGGTAACCCTACGAGTGGAGGGGAAACCAGTCCAATTCCTGGTGGATACAGGGGCACAGCATTCGGTCTTGGTTAAGCCCCACGGGAAAATTTCTAACAAATCCTCCTGGGTCCAGGGAGCTACGGGAGTCAAACGTTACCTATGGACCACTCAGAGAACTGTGGACTTGGGCACGGGAAGGGTAACCCATACCTTTCTGGTCATTCCCGATAGCCCTTGCCCCTTACTGGGGAGGGACTTACTCACTAAAATGGGAGCACAAATTCATTTTCGGCCAGAGGGGCCAATCGTAACAGACCCTCACGACCAACCCATATCTGTGCTCACCCTGAACTTGGAAGATGAGTACCGACTTCACCAGGAACCACCCTCCCAAAATCAAGATATAGAGTCATGGCTTCAGCAGTTCCCCGAAGCATGGGCAGAAACAGGGGGGGTGGGACTAGCCAAACACCGCCCAGCCCTATTCATAGAGATCAAACCGGGGGCAGATCCTGCACGTGTCCGACAGTATCCCATGCCCCTAGAGGCCAAGACTGGTATCACTCCTCATATTCGCCGGCTTCTTGATCTGGGGATACTGCGTCCCTGCCAGTCGGCCTGGAATACACCCCTGCTGCCAGTCCGCAAACCTAACAGTAAAGACTACCGCCCAGTGCAGGACCTGAGGGAAGTCAACAGACGGGTCATAGACATCCATCCTACTGTGCCCAATCCATATACTCTTTTGAGCGCCCTTAGTCCAGAAAAACAATGGTATACTGTGCTGGACCTCAAAGATGCCTTTTTTAGTTTACCCTTGGCGCCCAAAAGTCAAGAACTCTTTGCCTTCGAATGGTCAGATCCCGAGAGAGGTATAAACGGACAACTCACCTGGACCAGACTTCCCCAAGGATTCAAAAACTCGCCTACCTTGTTTGATGAGGCCCTACACGAGGATCTCAGTGAGTACCGGAGACAAAACCCCAATATAACCCTCCTGCAGTATGTTGATGATCTCTTAATAGCTGCTGAGACCGCTGAAGCCTGCCTGCAGGGAACCAGAAACCTCCTACGGACTCTCGGCACCCTGGGATACCGAGCCTCTGCCAAGAAAGCACAGATCTGCAGGCCTGAGGTAACTTACCTGGGATACCTATTGAAAGGGGGGCAACGATGGCTCACAGATGCACGGAAGGAAACCGTCCTCCGCATCCCCAGACCCACCACGCCTCGACAGGTGAGGGAATTTTTGGGGTCGGCTGGGTTCTGCCGTTTATGGATACCCAAATTTGCTGAAATGGCCAAACCGCTATACCTAGCCACCAAAGAGCAGACGCCCTTTGAATGGACAGAAGAGGCTGAGCAGTCATTTCAGCAGATTAAAACTGCCTTGCTATCCGCACCCGCCCTGGGTCTCCCTGATGTCTCCAAGCCCTTCCACCTCTTTGTAGATGAAAGCAAAGGCATAGCTAAGGCCGTGTTGACCCAGCCCCTCGGTCCTTGGCCCAGACCTATTGCTTACCTATCAAAAAAATTGGACCCAGTGGCTGCCGGCTGGCCTCCTTGCCTCCGGATGATCGCCGCCACGGCCCTAATGGTAAAggatgctgacaaactaactaTGGGGCAGGAGTTACATGTCACCACCCCCCACGCCATCGACGGGGTTCTCAAACAGCCTCCCGACCGATGGATGAGCAATGCTCGATTAGTCCACTACCAGGGTCTACTGTTAAATCCCCTCAGAATCAGCTACACTCCGCCGCGGGCATTAAACCCTGCCTCCCTATTACCTGACCCAGATTTGGACTCCCCACTCCATGACTGTGCAGAGGTACTGGCCCAGATCCATGGGGTTCGGGAAGACCTACGTGACCAGCCCCTACCGGATGCACAAGTCACATGGTTCACTGACGGCAGCAGCTTTGTCCAGCAAGGTCAGAGGTATGCGGGGGCAGCAGTAACATCAGAAACTGAGGTGATATGGGCAGAGACTCTCCCCCCAGGGACCTCAGCCCAAaaagctgaattaattgccctgaccCAAGCTCTCAAGATGAGCAAAGGCCAAAAAGCTACCATATACACAGACAGCCGGTATGCTTTCGCTACCGCACATATACATGGGGCAATATACCGAGAGCGGGGActactcacagcagagggcaaaGACAtcaagaacaaagaggaaatcctGGCCTTGCTAGCGGCCATATGGGAACCCAAAAAGCTAGCCATTGTACACTGCCCGGGGCATCAAAAACCCACGAATCCAGTCACCCGAGGCAACAATTTGGCAGACCAGACGGCTCGAAAGGCGGCACACACTCCAATACCATTACTTCCCCTGCAACTGCCGGATCCAGGCCCCCGGGAACTACCGCCCCAACCCGACTACTCGGAGGATGACATCAGATGGATGAGCAAGCTTCCTCTAACCCAGGTTAGAGACGGATGGTGGCGGGACGCTAAGAACAATATCCTCCTTCCTGAGAGACTAGGAACCCTGGTCCTTGAACGGATCCACCGTAGCACCCACTTGGGCGCCCGACGGCTACAGGATCTCATCAGGCAGACtggacttaaaattaaaaatgtctccgAGAAGACTGAACGACTGGTTGCTGACTGTGCAGTCTGCCAACTCCATAATGCCAGCACCCACCCGCCAACCACTGGCATCCGGGAGAGAGGAAACCAGCCTGGAGCCTACTGGGAAGTGGACTTCACGGAGGTAAAGCCTGGCAAATATgggtataaatatttactggtgtTTATAGATACCTTTTCAGGTTGGACTGAGGCATTCCCAACCAAGAATGAGACTGCACGAATAGTAGCTAAGAAGCTACTAGAAGAGATCCTGCCCAGGTATGGCTTTCCAGTTATGATAGGGTCCGACAACGGGCCAGCCTTCGTTTCTAAGGTAAGTCAGGATCTGGCTTCCATACTTGGGGCtaattggaaattacattgtgcatACCGCCCCCAGAGTTCAGGACAGGTAGAAAGGATGAATAGAACTCTAAAAGAGACCTTGACTAAATTGACCATGGAGACTGGCGCTAACTGGGTAGTCCTACTCCCCTACGCTCTGTTTAGGGTGCGAAATTCCCCCTATAAGCTAGGATTTACTCCCTACGAAATAATGCATGGTAGGCCTCCTCCTATCATCCCTAACCTAAAGACTAACCTTATCCAATTGGACCCAGAAAATAATCTCCTGTCTTCCCTCCAAGCCTTACAGCGGATACACGAGACAATCTGGCCCAAACTAAAAGAGCTATATGCAACAGGACCCCCACCTACTCCACACCAGCTCCGGCCAGGTGACTGGGTCCTTGTCAAACGCCATCGACAAGAGACCCTAGAACCCAGGTGGAAAGGACCTTACCAGATCATCCTGACAACGCCGACAGCCATCAAGGTGGACAGCATAGCTGCCTGGATCCATCACACACACGTCAAGCCGGTGGACCCATTTTCTGACCTCATCAAGTCCACTAAAGCTGACGTCACCTGGACTGTTGACCGGAGTAAGAACAATCCCCTCAAACTGACTTTGCGCCGTACCCTCCCCCATGATGACCAAGGTACTGTTGATAGCCCTAATGATAGTCCTAACCCTCAACCCTCGGGCCACGAGGGGAGGATTCGGCCCTCCCCCCAATAAGAATACTTTAATACAACTACTATATGGTGCACCATGCGAGTGCAGGGGAGGTACTATGGAGACTCCTGTTGTTCCCCGAGGGTATACTCATATGCAGGACTGCGGGGGCATAACTGCGTATCTTGTTCAGGAATATAGGGTTACCGGGGCCTCTCAAAACTGGCAATGCTACCATAAGCCTAAGCCACTCCCCCCTCGAGCTACTTGCCCCTGTTCTACCTTCCAGGAATCGATGCATAGCATGTGCTATTCCTCTTACCAGCAATGTATAGGGGCCAATAACAAGACTTATTTCACAGCCATACTACAGAATAATAAAAGCCCCACCATTAGTGATGATAATAAATACCTTCAGGCTGGATGCACTGGCACCCCCGGGACCCCGGTATGCTGGAATACCAGGGCCCCCACACATATGTCAGACGGTGGGGGGCCCCAGGACGCAGTGCGCCAGATAGAAACCCGAAGACAAATAGAAGAGGCCTATCGGCATCTGTACCCACAGCTCAGCTACCACCCCCTAATTCTCCCTAAGGTCGATCCCTCTGAATTGGACTCCCAGACCATGTCCATACTAGAAGCTACTTTTGCGCTTTTGAATACCACCAACCCCAACTTAGCACAGGATTGCTGGCTCTGCCTTCCTCAAGGACCGCCCCGCCCTATAGCCATCCCCACCTTCGCCAATTTAAATATCAGCGAACGATGTAACCCTACTTCACTCCCCGAGCCATTCCccatacaattttcaaaattttcaaccACCTTTAATACCTCATGCTTTGTCAAGAACGATTCCCTCTCTAACGCCAGTATTGACTTGGGAATCCTTTCATCCACTGGATGTAGTCAATATATCCCCGTGAACTCCTCCCTCTGTAGTCCTAATACCACTGTCTTTGTCTGTGGAAGTAACCTAGCATACACCTATTTACCCCCGAATTGGACAGGGGTCTGCACCCTGGCCACCCTTCTCCCCAATGTAGACCTGATCTCGGGAGACACCCCATTGCCCATTCCCAGCTTTGACCTCTGGGCAGGGAGAACCAAACGAGCCATTACAGTCCTACCCCTCCTGGTAGGATTAGGAATTACAGGAGCTGTGGCCACAGGGAGTACGGGTCTTGGGGTCTCCCTTCACTCCTATAGTCAGCTGTCTAGGCAATTAATAGAAGATGTAGAAACTCTCTCTGGGACCATTCAGGACTTACAGGACCAATTAGATTCGCTGGCCGAGGTGGTCCTACAGAATAGGAGGGGCTTAGACTTGCTGACAGCTGAACAGGGTGGGATATGCCTCgccctaaaagaaaaatgttgtttctATGCAAATAAATCAGGCATTGTAAGAAACAAGATCCACCAGCTCCAGGAAGACCTAGCTCGCCGCCGGCAAGAATTAGCGGATAATCCCCTTTGGTCAGGATTTCATGGGatgctccccttcctcctccccatcctgGGCCCTCTACtatgcctccttctcctcctcactaTAGGTCCCTGTATACTCAGTAAAGTCATGAATTTTGTTCGCGAAAGAATAAATACAGTCCAGCTAATGATATTAAGAACACAATATCAGCCCTGCGAGGCCTCAGAAATTGAAGAAACGGAGCCTTGAGGACCCAAGATTGGCTCCTCTGGTTCATGAGAAAGGGGGGAATGAGGGGGCTATGTTCTAGTTTGGTGAGAATAGGACTGAGTTGACgccctgcattcaatttgtgcttttcctggaatttcttttctgttctttccggaggggaagggccgaaaaaggaccattccagggcgcggcgctgggcttgccacatttgggagcgccgcctgaagttgggcgcacagcctcccgacgccctgccgttgggctggtggaggccgcagcactgctagggttgtatcagtcctcctgtttgcactatttctttttgcgaccatggccccgccttaagtatttctaattaagaaacgaaacctcaggaaaccgaaacttaaccagccgctctcgcttctgtaattacgcctgctgaccccccccccgcaaccgtccaaccaatcagacggcgactagtgtctctgtttgaaagtcaaccaattggcgactagtgtctctgtttaaaagtcaaccaatcggcgactagtgtctctgtttaaaagtcaaccaatcggcgactatgtttgtaccggtctataaaagagctgtactaaactccgccagcacctcttagcgtcaccggcaacgagtgcgcggaggtccaggttcgaacctgcaataaatgacccttgccgtttggctttgactctcgactctggtggtcttgtggaggggCCTCGCGACCTTGGGCATTTCAAAGGCAGTTTTAAGCAAAACTTAAATACCCTTTTACGAGAAAGCAAGAGACCTCAAAAGGCCATGCCCAGGGTGGTTTCCTCAGACCCCCTCAGGGGTCCCTGCAGCATCCTGGACCCCTAGGAAGACTTTCAGGAAACATGTCAGAGACTCAGAGTACactcagccctctgtatccacgggtGCATCATCCTCAGATACAACCAACTGCGGATCGAAAATATTCGGAAGAAAATTCAGAGAGTTCCAAAAAGCAACACTTGAATTTTCCACCTGGCAACTATTTACCTAGCATTAAGAGAGTATTTGCAACTATTTacctagcatttacattgtattaggtcaCATAAGTACcccagagatgatttaaagtgcgTGGGAGGATGAgcttaggttatatgcaaatacttgcCCATTTTAGAGAAGGTTCTTgaacatccatggattttggtatcttctggggtcctggaataaacccctctATAGATCCCGGATACAGAGGGATgaccataattttaattttaaaccttAAAATTTTAGACTATCAAGTAGCCTTTGAATTACACTTTTACGTTGCAGCGGCAGGCTGGTATTTTTCTGTCTGGTAAagtgtaagtttttaaaaatcccttgtgGAATCTCCACACTCTGCATGTCCACGGGTCTGCAGACAGCCATTGGGAAACACTGGGCCACAAATTCAAGGAAGATAAAAGCAGAAGAAGCAAACAAAAGCGTCGGAGAAGTACCCCCTCCCAGATCAATGTTGTCGCTTTGGCAGCGCTATTGTTGTTTCTGTTGTTGGTTCACTATTTGCTTCAGGCCACACCTTTGCGCTGTCCGGCCCTCATGGATAGGACAGTGTATGTCCCCTCAGGCCAGATTTGCAGACACGTccacctgccctgcccttctCCGTCTCTTGCCTTTGTCAGACATCACCCATTAATCGCGGTCTTCCCTCCCAGGGGGCAGCCTCACCAGCCCCAGATGAGCACTCCCCACTGCCTGGCTGCCTCCCTTCTGTCTGACCCCACAGGAAGTGTCACAGCACAAACGCACGGGCGTGCGATCCGTGTAAGTTCATTATCCTTTCTGGCTCCCATGTCCGCTGTCAAACCAGAGTCCTGCCTATGCCGTTGGTGTGAGGTTGAACGCGAGGGTGCAAAGACCTCTCACAGTCCTGGCGAATAATAGCCCCGGTGCGATGCAAGCTGCTGTCTAATCAGATCACCTTTGTTGTGATGTTCCAGGCTCCCTCGTTATTCAACAAGGGCTCCAGAGGCCCACAATGTATGTAAATTAGAGCAGCACGTGGAGatctggagagggaaggaaggggaggagaaagagtgAGAACGGAGGTCAGGATGTGAAATGGGCCCCCGGAGAGGCTGGAACGCAGATCACCCCCCAGGAGGCCGAGAGCACACTCAGCGGTGGGACACACGGGGGCTTCCAGCTCCAGCCTTGGGAACCGGGGCACGTGTGTGCTCCCTGTACTTGGCCGTGTTCTGGGCTTCAGTCAAGTCCAGAGAAACCTGACACACATTTTACATCAAAGCtcttaaaataatattgaaaaatctgtctatctatctatctgtctgtctgtctgtctatttaCCTACCTAGCACTTTTGGTATTAAAACGATCATCCCTATAGTAGGGAGTACAATGTgagagtcttttaaaatttaaaacaaaataaaaacaactgtcAGAAAGGTAATGCTTGCATCCCACCCTTGATGGGTCCTCTGAGGGTTCCTGGCGAGTTTGCCCTGTCCGCCTTAGCTGGACTGAAGGGAGAGGGGATTGGAAATCGGAGGAGCCCTGCTGTGACCTTGCTCACAGGTTCTGCTCCCTGGAGGGCTTGGTGGCCACTGGTCCAGCGCAGCTGTTCCTGGTTAACTTGCATGAATTTTGTTGTTTCCATCATCTGGCGACTCTTTCTTCTGCTCAGACACTCCACCAGCATGGGTGCCACCTTGCGCCCTAGGCCCCCTGGCCACCCAAGCTGTGTTCCAGCCTCCAGGAGATGAGCAATGGTTCTTCCCTCTAGGAAACCATGGTGCCACCTTGAGTGCCTATTAGATGTGTATGGTATGTGGTAGGTggaatcttttaaatatattgatgCTCAGTTATTCTAATTTAATTGTTCTGATGTTAACCAGCCAtctacattttctaaaaaaacCAACCCAGTTGATTGTAATTGAAAGCCTGAGTTGAGAGCTACTATCCCAGGCCAAAATGTACAAATAAGCAGCTCACATACCAGCATCCCATCTCCTCCTGTCAGACGGAGATCTCCAAGCCATCGCTATGATAGGCAAACTCTAAGGTGGTCCCATGACCTCTGTCATTTGGTGTTAAGCCCTGCATAGTCCCCTCCCTGTGCAGATCCCACTCCACTCCAGTGCAGACCTGTCATTTAGTTATGGAATGACTCACGTTCTGGGTTTGTGCAGTAACTTAAACTTTTGCTGTGTGGTTTGTAGTTTGTACGGATAGGTATCTCATCCAGAAGTATCAATAGATTCAGCTTCAGTGTATGAGGCAAGCACCTTGCACAGGTGGGCCCAGAACCATGGGgcacgtgttttttttttatctcactTTTGTGATGGTGAACGAGCATGGAATTACTTCCCACATCATCACCTGATGGAGCCAGTAGATTCGTTCCCACCGATACCACACTTCCTGGTTTCAGTGTCCCTTGATAACTATTGCCTTGTCCCATTACTATTAGAGGGTCaaaagagtgatttttaaaactgtgtcATTCCCCCGAATTTATATTAGCTAGCATTTTCTTCCCAAGAAGACTCCCTCATCACCTATGTGATGGCCCTGCAATACAGTCCAGTCCATACGAGATTGTCGAGATAATTGCTCTATTCTTTCCAGTTGTGTATCAGTTTTTAAGAATAACAAGATGGAGTTAGTGTTTAGGGACTAAAATCTGCAAACTAGGggtgttcatttttaaatactaCTGGGTTGTAGTCTTCTAAATCTTTGtaggagacagaaaatattttataaagaaaatgtgtttataccaatattttcaatttaacaTTAAGATTACAGGGAGttgcttctatttttatatattggaatgtagttgattacaatgttgtggtagttgcaggtgtacagcaaagtgatcagttatatatacacatgtatctattctttctcgGGAGTTGCTTCgttgacttaaaatttttctggAAGGCTGAAAACCGTGGCTGCCAACGACAATAACATTAACATAATTGTGTACTTTATCTTACAATCTCTCTGTAATAGTTTCAAAATAGCCATCCCAGTAATGAAGCCAGGCTGACATTTCTTTGAGTGTTTTTCCTCAGAATATATCCTATTAGGACTATATAGCTAAAAGTGTGTTTTAAAGTCAATTGAGCCAATGATTTTCTCCGTGTGGTGATGTTACCAGTCTGATAGAATTTTAGGCTTGTTtcctttccaaaaaaatttttttgttgttaagtatttttgtttatttatttattcatttatttattttaaaattttatattggactatagttgatttataatgttgtgttagtttcaggtgtacagcaaagcgattcggttatacatatacatatatctattctttttcaaattctttttccatttgggtttttgcagaatattgagtagagttccctgtgctactcagtaggtccttgtcggttatctattttatccttttcaa
This genomic stretch from Globicephala melas chromosome 15, mGloMel1.2, whole genome shotgun sequence harbors:
- the LOC132593515 gene encoding LOW QUALITY PROTEIN: uncharacterized protein (The sequence of the model RefSeq protein was modified relative to this genomic sequence to represent the inferred CDS: substituted 1 base at 1 genomic stop codon) — encoded protein: MHWHPRDPEPPAAPPGGPPRPEPEDREAEALPVPLPNENNSQGPAGRTRGRTQRDPGFRHPDSTIALPLREIGPPDETGNPRLQYWPFSTSDLYNWKTQNARFSDNPKDLIALLDSVMFTHQPTWDDCQQLLRILFTTEERERIQLEARKLVPGDDGQPTANPDLINAAFPLTRPPQDEWDYNTGEGRGRLLIYRQTLMAGLRAAARKPTNLAKVYSIVQGKTESPSSYLERLMEAFRQYTPMDPEAPENQAAIVMSFVNQAAPDIKKKLQKLEDLEGKQIQDLLRIAQRVFNNRDAPEDKQLKATEKMTKVLAAIVQKDQEGPPATRPPRRPLDRDQCAYCKEKGHWARECPKKRQPRPNQGQWQPNATPVLFTHDTKXGGRGSEPLPEPRVTLRVEGKPVQFLVDTGAQHSVLVKPHGKISNKSSWVQGATGVKRYLWTTQRTVDLGTGRVTHTFLVIPDSPCPLLGRDLLTKMGAQIHFRPEGPIVTDPHDQPISVLTLNLEDEYRLHQEPPSQNQDIESWLQQFPEAWAETGGVGLAKHRPALFIEIKPGADPARVRQYPMPLEAKTGITPHIRRLLDLGILRPCQSAWNTPLLPVRKPNSKDYRPVQDLREVNRRVIDIHPTVPNPYTLLSALSPEKQWYTVLDLKDAFFSLPLAPKSQELFAFEWSDPERGINGQLTWTRLPQGFKNSPTLFDEALHEDLSEYRRQNPNITLLQYVDDLLIAAETAEACLQGTRNLLRTLGTLGYRASAKKAQICRPEVTYLGYLLKGGQRWLTDARKETVLRIPRPTTPRQVREFLGSAGFCRLWIPKFAEMAKPLYLATKEQTPFEWTEEAEQSFQQIKTALLSAPALGLPDVSKPFHLFVDESKGIAKAVLTQPLGPWPRPIAYLSKKLDPVAAGWPPCLRMIAATALMVKDADKLTMGQELHVTTPHAIDGVLKQPPDRWMSNARLVHYQGLLLNPLRISYTPPRALNPASLLPDPDLDSPLHDCAEVLAQIHGVREDLRDQPLPDAQVTWFTDGSSFVQQGQRYAGAAVTSETEVIWAETLPPGTSAQKAELIALTQALKMSKGQKATIYTDSRYAFATAHIHGAIYRERGLLTAEGKDIKNKEEILALLAAIWEPKKLAIVHCPGHQKPTNPVTRGNNLADQTARKAAHTPIPLLPLQLPDPGPRELPPQPDYSEDDIRWMSKLPLTQVRDGWWRDAKNNILLPERLGTLVLERIHRSTHLGARRLQDLIRQTGLKIKNVSEKTERLVADCAVCQLHNASTHPPTTGIRERGNQPGAYWEVDFTELRPGDWVLVKRHRQETLEPRWKGPYQIILTTPTAIKVDSIAAWIHHTHVKPVDPFSDLIKSTKADVTWTVDRSKNNPLKLTLRRTLPHDDQGIDA